From Glycine max cultivar Williams 82 chromosome 11, Glycine_max_v4.0, whole genome shotgun sequence, the proteins below share one genomic window:
- the RCA11 gene encoding ribulose bisphosphate carboxylase/oxygenase activase, chloroplastic-like: protein MAASVSTVGAVNRALLNLNGSGPGVSAPSSSFFGSSLKKVIGSRVPNTKISSGSFKIVAVEEKKEIEETQQTDKDRWKGLAYDISDDQQDITRGKGLVDSLFQAPQDAGTHYAVMSSYEYLSTGLRQYLDNNMDGFYIAPAFMDKLVVHITKNFMTLPNIKVPLILGIWGGKGQGKSFQCELVFAKMGINPIMMSAGELESGNAGEPAKLIRQRYREAADLIKKGKMCALFINDLDAGAGRLGGTTQYTVNNQMVNATLMNIADNPTNVQLPGMYNKEENPRVPIIVTGNDFSTLYAPLIRDGRMEKFYWAPTRDDRIGVCTGIFRTDSIPEQDVVKIVDTFPGQSIDFFGALRARVYDDEVRKWISGVGVDGIGKKLVNSKDGPPTFEQPKMTLEKLLTYGNMLVQEQENVKRVQLADKYLNEAALGNANEDAINRGTFFQS, encoded by the exons ATGGCTGCCTCCGTCTCCACTGTCGGAGCTGTCAACAGAGCTCTT TTGAACCTGAATGGGTCTGGACCTGGGGTTTCAGCTCCCAGTTCATCCTTCTTTGGGAGCAGCTTGAAGAAGGTTATTGGCTCAAGGGTCCCCAACACAAAGATTTCCTCTGGAAGCTTCAAGATTGTTGCTGtagaagagaagaaagagatTGAAGAGACCCAGCAGACCGACAAGGACAGATGGAAGGGTCTTGCCTATGATATCTCAGACGACCAACAGGACATCACAAGAGGAAAGGGTTTGGTTGACTCCCTTTTCCAAGCTCCACAGGATGCTGGAACTCACTATGCTGTCATGAGCTCCTACGAGTACCTTAGCACTGGACTTCGCCA GTACTTGGACAACAACATGGATGGATTTTACATTGCTCCAGCTTTTATGGACAAACTTGTTGTTCACATTACCAAGAACTTCATGACCCTGCCCAACATCAAG GTTCCTCTCATTCTTGGTATCTGGGGAGGCAAGGGACAAGGAAAATCTTTCCAATGTGAGCTTGTCTTTGCCAAGATGGGAATCAA CCCCATCATGATGAGTGCTGGAGAGTTGGAAAGTGGAAATGCAGGAGAGCCAGCAAAACTGATCAGGCAGAGATACCGTGAAGCCGCAGACTTGATCAAGAAGGGAAAGATGTGTGCTCTCTTCATCAACGATCTTGATGCAGGAGCTGGTCGTCTTGGTGGAACCACCCAATACACTGTCAACAACCAGATGGTGAATGCCACCCTCATGAACATTGCTGATAACCCCACCAATGTGCAGCTTCCTGGTATGTATAACAAGGAAGAGAATCCCCGTGTGCCCATCATCGTCACCGGTAACGATTTCTCCACACTCTATGCGCCTCTCATCCGTGATGGGCGTATGGAGAAGTTCTACTGGGCACCAACAAGGGATGACCGCATTGGTGTCTGCACTGGAATTTTTCGCACCGATTCAATTCCTGAACAGGACGTTGTCAAGATTGTTGACACCTTCCCTGGCCAATCCATTG ATTTCTTTGGTGCACTGAGGGCCAGAGTATATGATGACGAAGTGAGGAAGTGGATTTCTGGTGTTGGTGTTGACGGCATTGGGAAGAAGCTTGTGAACTCAAAAGATGGACCTCCAACCTTTGAGCAGCCCAAGATGACTCTGGAGAAGCTCTTGACGTATGGTAACATGCTTGTCCAAGAACAAGAGAATGTCAAGAGAGTCCAATTGGCTGACAAGTACTTGAACGAGGCTGCACTTGGAAATGCTAACGAGGATGCTATTAACAGGGGAACTTTCTTCCAATCTTGA